In Macrotis lagotis isolate mMagLag1 chromosome 8, bilby.v1.9.chrom.fasta, whole genome shotgun sequence, a single genomic region encodes these proteins:
- the YAE1 gene encoding protein YAE1 homolog encodes MAAAASAFGLPRELPPSPKMAAQSPTAGGRKGGALDRASPSPEVVAGTSGGGVGGGGGVAMSWLRAARARPGEDADADVFDDEADETLPAQREWRSRVESRVREGYRDGVDAGKAAVLQQGFNQGYKEGAEVIINYGQLRGTLSALLCWCRLQDSSSSWIAPLNDLLDTVGRCEESALQHLASPPQPHVADLLDSIQDMDLCPEVSAQKKIKEDGLRMPEVDSNTNGHQRADASSPTQWGPHSAQPNFPWLLEQTTSIVEQLGLSMDILQNIE; translated from the exons ATGGCCGCCGCGGCATCAGCGTTTGGACTTCCCCGGGAGCTCCCGCCCTCGCCAAAGATGGCCGCGCAGTCGCCCACCGCAGGCGGACGAAAGGGTGGGGCCCTGGATCGAGCCTCACCCTCCCCGGAAGTGGTGGCGGGCACTTCCGGGGGTGGGgtcgggggtgggggtggggtcgCGATGTCGTGGCTGAGGGCGGCACGCGCGAGACCCGGGGAGGACGCGGACGCGGACGTGTTCGACGACGAGGCTGACGAGACGCTGCCGGCGCAACGAGAATGGAGGAGCCGCGTGGAGAGCCGCGTGCGG gaAGGTTATAGAGATGGTGTCGATGCTGGGAAAGCAGCTGTCCTTCAGCAGGGCTTCAATCAAGGTTATAAGGAGGGTGCTGAAGTCATTATAAACTATGGGCAACTCAGAGGAACCCTAAG TGCTCTGCTCTGCTGGTGTCGCCTTCAGGACAGCAGCTCCTCTTGGATTGCTCCCCTAAACGATCTTCTGGACACTGTGGGTCGGTGTGAAGAGTCTGCCCTCCAACACCTGGCATCCCCTCCCCAGCCTCATGTGGCAGATCTGTTGGATTCCATCCAGGACATGGACCTTTGTCCCGAGGTCTCAGCCCAGAAGAAGATCAAAGAGGATGGTCTCAGGATGCCTGAGGTGGACTCCAACACAAATGGCCACCAGAGGGCTGATGCAAGCAGTCCAACACAGTGGGGGCCACATTCTGCACAGCCAAACTTCCCCTGGCTTTTAGAGCAGACCACCAGCATAGTGGAGCAACTGGGCTTGTCCATGGACATCCTACAGAACATCGAGTGA